The following DNA comes from Populus trichocarpa isolate Nisqually-1 chromosome 19, P.trichocarpa_v4.1, whole genome shotgun sequence.
ggcaaaaaaataatctaaccgTTAATTAActggttttctctgaaatttcaCTCAGTACAAGTTTTATTgggtaaaattaataattaaaaacatcgaggacttaatatttttaatctattctcaaattttaaatagataGGACAGCATGACTACTTTATCGAGCTAAGCTACAAAATCAAAAGTTCTAGGGAGGTTATTTTTGGTATAACTTTCAcgtgattgattttgaattacatgcataaaatttcaagatttaaGCATTTTCTACCAAGAATCTCCACAATTATAcgtaaatattataattaagtttggttaaaaatatcatatcaagATTTAAGTAcataattaatgtaaataaatgtgttttttttcatttttaactaGTGGAGGGATCTTCCTTAGCAAATTACTCTCAATTCTCAAACAAGATTATCAAAagttaaatgttaaaaataaataaaaaataaaaatattttaatatattttcaaataaagaacattcactacaaaaatactttccaattttattctatttaaagtatttaatattgtaatacttaaaaatattttagtatattttcaaataacaaacaaacactagaaatttattctttaaatattattttatttaaagcatTTAATACTGatgcttaaaaatatttttaacttgaatatatattaaaataatttttttatatttttatttttaatatcaaaatcatcaaaaataaacaaaaaaatttattaatttaatattttttccagtttcaaaCACAAACAGAGTGTAATACTCAAATCCAACACGAGGCCACATCCTGAAAGGACATCCGACtacggttgttttttattacCTGAAAAACAATTGTTGTAAGCAAAAACTGATCAATCTGAGTTCTGATTTGACTATTTTACAAGGTTACTTGTCAATTGAAACATAAAATGGAAGGACAAGAAAAACCAGACAGAGAGTAAAGGCCCGCAAAATCAGAACTGAACAGCAGCATTCGACAACCAAGCGAAGAGGCAGTAGTCAGCAGTCACAAATCACAACTGGAAATCATAATATAAAGCTCCCCTTGATGGAAATATCACAAATGTTATACTGAGAGTTTTCAGGCACAAAAGTATTTATATATCAGAATCCATACATGCAAAATTGCACCTATAGCATGCAAAAATGTGGGGGCaatttagggaaaaaaaaaagaattataactCTACTACTAGGGggcaaaaaatataatagaaggATTTCAAGGATTCTGGGGCAAGCCGTAAGAAACCCAGTTTTGAGGAACTGTAGTCTTATGTACACAAACACGCTCCTCTTCTAATGATTCTAGAGTATAGAATTTGAAGTGGGTTTTCCAGAATCTCACCCTCCAATAATGCAGTGGACGTATGAATTGTGAATTGGGATCAGTCTGACCCCATTTAATATCTGTAACCTGAAGAACCAGACTGTGGAGGAGCGGGTGGAAACCGATTAGGAGTGCGATTAGGAGTGCGACGGCTGCTGGAGTTGGAACCGGTGCTCACATCACCATTGCTGTAATATCGACTGTGACCATTTGATGCAGGTCTTGATAAGCTTCCAATGTCTAAAGGACCGTTGGCAGCTGCATCAAATGCAGATCTCCAGTCATCGCCAGCCGAACCATTTGTCCTTGGGCTTGGGGTGGTGCTCTCTGCAATTAGGGTAATCCAAGAATTTCAAGGACATTAATAACAATGACAAATTGATACCCATTATGCGTGTGTGTCAATTTCCAAGTCGTCATGCATGTTCCCTTCTTCCATAGTTTTAAATTGCAATTGTCACAGTTGCAGATCGCAGACTTCATGGATGTTAAAAAACAGTCACAGCTATCATTGTGAATTCATTAGTCTTAGCAAACTTCTGTAATATATGTTGTTCTCATAGGTCTGCTAAAAATAGTCAATATTAACACTTTTAGAAGGTAAAAACatataacaatatattataactatcaaaaagtcaaaaaaaaaacattaacttgaaatacaaaaactatCAAAAGATCAATTTTGTAAGTGTAACGTTAGTGGGCTGTTATTGACCCGTTTGGAATCGCCAATAACAATACTATAACACTGAATAATGGTAATGGGTGCTCTGAATCCATTAAATAACTCCCATTACATTATATAATGACTATTATTTAAAACTATGCCTCCATCCATGCATGGGTCAGGAAAGTGAATGAGGATGGACAAGTAAGAGTGCTACAGTGAGTCCCTAAAAGGAGACATGAAAAGGTACTAAAACAAGCAGCTATCAGGGCAGCAAAGTGTTTAACTAGGCAAGGTAGCTAAGGGGTTTAAGGCTCCAGGCATCATCATCAGGACCCTGTATTTTAACAGCAAAAAACCTTGACTATGATCCATATGTATGGCTAAAAAAACACTGATCTCCTAAAAATATGTACTTTGAATAAAAGTGATTGATAAGCAATCAAAATTTATGCTAGATTGACAGGTCAGGTGCCCTCCAGGTAGAGAAAACACATTGCAACATATAAAGACAACTGCAGCTTCATCTACTCGTTCATGAAGAGAAAAACAACTAATATGCTAATCTAATCTCCTCAGGGTATCCAAAGTCTCGAACCCATCAAATGACAACCACTCTCATCGCATTTCTTCTAGTTATTTTCTTCCTCCAAATAATACAGTCAAGGTTAGAGGTAACTTTCTCCCCTTCTATTATAATTGTTGTGTGGAAAGACTTTGGAGCTTTTGAATAGCACAACCCACATCTTTCTCACAAAGAATTGGGAAAATTTGTTGGCAGACAGCATTAAATGGTTTGAATAATTTGACCAGTAAGTTCAACATTTCAATGTCCATGTGCCTATAACCCTTTCTATCTGAACAACAATTTTCGACTACAAACCTGCTCCATCACCACTAGACCAGCtagaagcagcagcagctcgGTTGTCGTGGATGCTGAGTTGGCGTGTTAGCTTTGAAAGGAGAGAGGACTGTTTCTGGTACCGCTCCCTCCTGCGCTTTACATTCTGGTCCTCTTGAAGAAGCTCTTCAATCCTTGCTGTGCTTTGAGCGCTGACCATagtcaaatataaaattgatgttaaaGTTCCCTTAAAATAGTTTCagaaatttatgtttcaacCATAGGCAGATTCCTGCAGAACAGGCATCCATGTGAACCATGACAAGATactaaaataatcaaatgtaGTGATCTAACAAATAGCCATGTTGCATGAGCATCCTAGTAAAGCAATGAGCAAAAGGCACCAAATGCAGACAAGGATAATGCACCCAACCTGATAGAGCTATACAACTGATTTAGCATATCTTCCTTTGCTTTCTCAACTTGGCAAAGAACAACTGCCTGATTGGTCAATTACAAATGTTATTAAAAGCCTCtcacaaaaggaaaaaatataatagaatgaTGACCAGCTTACTTTGGGAACATTAGCAGCTAAGCTATTCAAAACTGCCTCTACATATCCGCGCACTTCTTGGGACATCCATCGAAGTTCTTCTTCCGGATCGGCAGGTCTTCGAGCCATCGTATCCTGCACACAAAAGGATGTTTTTTAGGAATTTTGAAGTCTAACTCAGCAATGTCCAAGTTTTGTACGTTTAACCTTTATGCACATGCATATGGGACCAAAACTGCTAGCTGAAATTTCAGTGAGAAGATTTCCAGATACacaataaataactaaaacaaCCCctaacattgcaaagaaaacaTTGGAGGTAGCAAGAGAGTTAATCCAAGGGAGACTCTGTTAAATATGCAAAATAATGAACTCTAAAAAGTTAGTAACTGCTTTGAATGCCACATCACACCACCACTAATTCCCTAAAAAATGGTAGAGCAAAATGCACAGCCTGTAATCATACCAAAGAGCCATCAGAAAGACTATGCCGCATTGCAGGACCACCTTCAGGAGATACACCCCTCATTTTCCCTCCTTTAGAAGGTTGAGCAAtttttaatatcttgtttatccACTCAACTTTGTCAGCCATGCTCTCAGCCTTCAAAATAACAGCACTGTGAGCTGCAAGATAAAATATGGTTAAAAGTGTAATGGTAACttcaaaaagaaatacaaagtAAGAAAATCCACCAGATAAGTATATATAAGATGCATACCTTTCAAAACGGTTTTGTATGGAACCTTGCTGGTCATCTTAAATACAAGACTGGGAGCTTTAGTATCTGGTCCATTGACTTTCTTATCCTTTGAACTCTTTGAAGGAGGTTCTTCCTCATCTGGAACCTCTTCAATGTTGCATTCCTGCAAAATAAATAGATCAGATGGAACAAATCATTTGCATGCACAGCCATTTAAATGATCATAATTTATCCAGTCTTTACCCTGCAAAATGCATGTATTGTCTGACAGCATTTATCAAGTATAGTGCATGTAGAAACATAACCTGTTTGGGAGGACACACATCGCTTTcttaactaataaataaaaacaggtaATGGCATAACCTTTACTTGCTTAAAAGGCAAACGAGATGACACAGATACCAGAAGAAAGAACAGGCCAACAAAATGGGTGCACATCAGACTTGGTCCATCCCTCCACCAAGATTTTGATAGAGCAGGTTTGGTACCAGGTCTATCAATACTTTGTAAAACGATTCGAGTATAGCATTCTTCAAACTACAATTTCACCGCGTACTGGCCTCCTACCTTCCAAAGCATAAATTATATTCTAGGCCCAAAAAAAGCAAGAAGCAGGTCTTCAAAATGGCTATACCACCAATTCAACACAACCACAATACTACTGTGCCTGAAGAAGTACTGCgttctcttttcaatttatggGAGCATAAGCTCTGGGGATAGACCAATGCTATTTCTGGAGACAAtataaatcttctttttttttcactaaaggaaaatgatcttaaGATGCAGTCTTCTCCATCTCAACAACACACACCTGAATTCACATTGGGATCataacatcaattttatattctttcatACCTTACATTTGATATATGGGTGGACTTCAGGTAGGAAATAGACAGATGAATAAAAGCACAACTACTAACATATGATTTCTCACTTCATGCACTACTCTTATATGTCCAATTCCTAAATAATCTTTGTTTCTAGAAACCTCCCACACAATAGACCAATGCTTCATCAGTAATTTACACTGCTGAACACCTCCCCCCGGCGAACTGACTGCACAAATACCAGAAAAGCTATCCTTCATAGCACTCTACGTGTTATCAATAGCAGTCCCAAGGtagtagaaattaaaaaagaaaaatgcagaAAAAGAAGCCAGGAAATCCAGAACCATGCAATCAGTAGTGATCCCAAATTAAAAGAGTGATTATTGACCATACCTCCAAAGTGATGACACCACGAAAATGTCTCTCCTCTTGTGTTTTTGTGTAACCAAGctgttaaaaaataagatataggTGAGTTTCGTCCTACCCATCATCTATATAAGAGTCATGTGCGATTAAATactaacaattatagcaattcAATTAATTGCTTCCGCACTGCATACTCtcaaatcttatttttctaaaatggaTACATAGAAACAACAGGATGAGAATACAAGTCACTTCCAAACCATCAGACCACAGAGATGTGCACAATAAACATGCTTTAATACCATCCTCTAACAAGTATTTGCAGCAAGAAAAACCAAGGTGACACTATCTAATGAATGTTCAAAATTAAGTTTTCCCAACCAGCACAAGTACAGGACATAAATACCAGTCTTCATTTTAACCATTaaacagaattaaaaaaaaaaaaaaaaaaaagagggcacAATATACTAATTTAGTAACATGGAAGAAGAATGTGCCATAATATTTATCTGATAACATTTTACAAACCTTCCCAGTCTTCTCGTTCAAAACAAACCATCGCTTGCTCCATCCATTAGTCTTTGCacttttctttgataaaaatcCTGCAAATAACATGCAAACAGTTCACTAAACTTCAAACTTTCCTATCAATAAATAGTTGAGATTGCAGTGTTAGCAAATgcaaaaattctcaattatcaaaaaaagaaattatttccaagcatgtttttgagaacataatttaatatatttgaaactAAATACTAAATATGTAATGAAAGGCTTGTCAACATCAAGATCAAATTCTAAACTAGTTCCATACTTAAATTAGGCACCCATTTCTTTATATCTTCAGAACTATGGTAGCTGTTAAAATTCTATAATGACATGAAAGAATTGAAGCAATTTAGATGTCCATAGCCCAAAAGATATGTCCAATTCTTGAAGGCAACAAGGGCAATAAATTTCAGAAAATATCGTCATAAAACTCAAAAGGCAGCAGGACACATGGTAAGACTAAAATTCTTTAAAGAAATACAGTAACCCATGAAACCTGCTGTTAGTTCTCCTTCAGGACCAGCAGTTTTTAAGCTAGAAGCCTCCTGCACTTCCTTATCAGCCTGATTGGATTTCTCTCTCATTGATTTCAAACTTCCACCTGTTTGAGGACTAGTCGCCTAAGGACAAAgtataaaacaaaagaagcaaGGGTAGAGCATCAACAAAACATAACAGAAATGACACATTTTGGTTACGACTCCTATTCCAATAAACATCAAAATGAACACTATACCCTGTTTAATATAGCCTGCTCAGCATCATTTCCTTTCTTTGAGGACCGGTTCTTAAGCTCCTCCTCTCGGCGCTGTCTTTCCATCCTATAGTAGATGAAAATGAAAGGATAACAATTAAGCTGGAGGTTAAGTTTCAGATATGCACTAACATGTGTAGGATACAATACAACAGAAGATCCTTGCATATGCACTAAAACATTTGGCATGCTCAGGCACACAAACACAAAATACAGACAACCATGTTAATGTAGAGGTCTGCAACACTACACTTAACagctttattatttttgcacTTTTTCAAGTAACTGAAACAGAGATAGATAAGCATGCCATcacataacaataaaattgcaCAGGTTTCCTTGTAATTGAGCCACTACACCCAACATATTAAAAGCAGACCTTGATAGCTACTCAAATCTATACAACCCAGACATGTTCTCAGTACCTCCTTTGCACCAAACGGATGAAATGTTGTGGCGGCACAAATACTCGCTCCATATCAACCAATGCGACAACCATCTTTTTTGATTCATTCTTAAACCCATCTAACGCAGCACTTGCAATGGCTACAACCTTACAGCAgtaaccacaaaaaaaatcaactttacAAAAAGAATAAGATTTTAACCATGATAGGCACCCATGCAGATTCACAACATGCAACATCAATCATGGAACATGTAATTATAGAGCACTGTACCTCTCTCTTGAAAGGAGGGTATCTTCCCAGACCAGGTGTAGCATTTGCAGAAGCAGAAACTATATCCACCAGGACACGATGTACCTGTTATTAGTCAGGAAGGAACTCCATGAATAGCATGCAACAGGACCAGTTATTGATCATagatcttcaaaaaaaattataacagaaTAAACAAGGTCTACCTCAAATCAGTTTCATCTGAATGGAAATTCAGAAgttactttccaaaaaaaaacataaacaacattttttgatgtgttaaaatGAGAAACGAGTAGAAGATAAACACAGAGCctttataaaacacaaaaaataacatcttaTGACTGCTTCATGGCATCAGAACCCAGTACACCATTAAACAAAGTATCAAGGAACATGAATAGATCAGAAGTCAGATATTCATTTGATGTTCACAACCACAATAAACATCAAATATGGAGAGAAGAGGAGTAGAAACGTTCAAAAGTATGAACTTCAAAGAATGAAGTATCATATTACAAAAAATGGTAGAACAAAATGTAATTTACCTCATCAACACAGAGACGTGATGGTTCTTTTGCAAGCTCCAGCACACCTTTTATTAAGGATCTTAAACCCTTTTCAGGTGATATAAGATATGGTTGATATCCATCTGCTTCTAAGACAATCTGATAGAGCACATATAGAAGAAAAGATTATGCGATAGCACACGACAATTCCTAAAAGCAATACAGCATGTactgaaaaaagaaagtgaatAAAAGTGGCACAATTACCCTCTTAAcattattgatatcaaaatgtCTATCCAAAGGAAGTTGCTTGATCCTATTTGGAAAATTCCCTTCAAAACTTGCAACAATTTTCCAACCAGAACCCTGCagcaaaatattttaagtaACAGCTAATATTTTGGATCACGAAACTTCACAGAAACCATTTCTCAATTAGTGTCTCTTAACCATAAGAAATCAACAAGTGCATCACTTAGCAGATTTTAGATTGACTATTCATAGAACAGAAGCAAATAGCTAATGGTAAGATTTTTACAAGCTATGGCAAGTCCCACTTGGAGAAACAGACTGGGGATATcagagataattttaaaaatatctaccATTTTAtccaacacaaaaaagaaacaaaagaacaaaaaactgCACCATTTGagtgacatgaaaaaaaaaattgagtggaaaaaaagaataataagcaTAGAATACAAAGATCCATAGAAAACTACATAGGACAAAGGTCCGTGGAGCACTACATTCTCTATGAGCATAACATCAATACATAACGGATCATCCTACAGGATACATGCTATGGAACAAAGAACACAGGAAAGCATAAGATATCAAAACACTCACCTCACCCGTCATAATGTGTTGGAGAAATTTATCCTCAAATTCACGACAAAGCTCCAAAGCTATGGCTCTTGTGCCCTCAGCACTTTGAACCATCTGTTCCCCAAGCCTCATTAGTTCATCCTGAACTGTTTGTGACTTCCCTTGCAAACTGCATGGATACAAAGGACAAATGTATAAGGaaatagccaaaaaaaaacctacaaagtAAGCATAAATTTATATACTGGACAAAGAAAGAAGGTTAAGACTATTGATTAAATTTGTCCCATCCTTGTCTATAATGAAGTTACCTTAACAAAACACTTTCATTTGTCTTTTTACAGTTTACAGTCCAAGTGTCATGATCataatcaagaataaaaaaagtgcACCAATTATCTCCAAAGTACAAATTATGTACCAAGGGAGAACagcaataataacaacaaaatccaTGTCGAGAAATTTCTTGGCAGCATGCTGACAACAAGACGAGTACATATAATAGAATATTACATTGAGAGGCAATACAAGGCACACTGACAATAGagcaaattaactaataaaggtatggtaaaaaattgaaatttcttaaagaaagagaaaaaggccACAAACGAAGTATAAAACAATTACCCAGAGAGAACAT
Coding sequences within:
- the LOC18108411 gene encoding dynamin-2A, which translates into the protein MEAIEELSQLSESMKQATALLADEDVDENPSSSSRRSSTFLNVVALGSVGAGKSAVLNSVIGHPVLPTGESATRAPISIDLQKDGSLSSKSIVLQIDNKSQQVSASALRRSLQDRLSKGVTDNIRDEIYLKLRTSTAPSLKLIDLPGLGQRIVDESMVGDYAEHSDAILLVIVPAAQAPEIASYRALRIAKEYDGEGTRTVGVISKIDQAATDQKALAAVQALLLNQGPPKTTDIPWIALIGQSVSIASAQSGSESSLETAWKAESESLKTILTGAPQSKLGRIALLDALAQQIRKRMKVRLPNVLSGLQGKSQTVQDELMRLGEQMVQSAEGTRAIALELCREFEDKFLQHIMTGEGSGWKIVASFEGNFPNRIKQLPLDRHFDINNVKRIVLEADGYQPYLISPEKGLRSLIKGVLELAKEPSRLCVDEVHRVLVDIVSASANATPGLGRYPPFKREVVAIASAALDGFKNESKKMVVALVDMERVFVPPQHFIRLVQRRMERQRREEELKNRSSKKGNDAEQAILNRATSPQTGGSLKSMREKSNQADKEVQEASSLKTAGPEGELTAGFLSKKSAKTNGWSKRWFVLNEKTGKLGYTKTQEERHFRGVITLEECNIEEVPDEEEPPSKSSKDKKVNGPDTKAPSLVFKMTSKVPYKTVLKAHSAVILKAESMADKVEWINKILKIAQPSKGGKMRGVSPEGGPAMRHSLSDGSLDTMARRPADPEEELRWMSQEVRGYVEAVLNSLAANVPKAVVLCQVEKAKEDMLNQLYSSISAQSTARIEELLQEDQNVKRRRERYQKQSSLLSKLTRQLSIHDNRAAAASSWSSGDGAESTTPSPRTNGSAGDDWRSAFDAAANGPLDIGSLSRPASNGHSRYYSNGDVSTGSNSSSRRTPNRTPNRFPPAPPQSGSSGYRY